The genomic DNA CCCCCTGTTCCCTGTTCCCTGTTCCCTTAAAAAAAATACCAAAGTTGCCTAAGATGTTGTACAATCTTTTGTCGCTGATGATACGGATTTTTTGAGAGCGTTGAACATTCAACTGTTAGTGGGATTTGAGCAGGGTTTAATCTTGGCTTCTATCCCCACAGCCTTAGTCTCGATAGGTTTTGGGGTGGTTGGTATTCTATGGATTAGCTGTTCATCGCTGTTTTCATCGGTTTCAACAGCACAATTCTTGAGTTTAGGAACTGCCCTTTTTGATGTTCCTGCACAAGCCCAAAACAATCAGGGTCAAATGTTACCCATTACGGCTCAAGCGAAAATTGGGGGCCAAGTGATTCAGCTTGAAGTGGCTAAAACCCCCCAGCAACAAGCGTTAGGCTTAATGTATAGAACCGCTTTGGCTGATGATCGGGGAATGTTATTTCCCTTTGATCGACCTCGCGTTGTGGGATTTTGGATGAAAAACTGCAAAATTCCTCTGGATATGATTTTTCTTCGCAATGGGGTTGTTAAAGCGGTTCAGGTCAATGCTCCCCCTTGTCAGCAGGAACCTTGTCCCACTTATGGCCCTGATGTGGCGGTGGATCAAGTGATTGAACTGCGGGGAGGACGTTCTCAAGAATTGGGGATTAAAGTGGGCGATCGCATTGCGATCACAGTTGTAGATTTTCAGCAATAAGCCTTGAGTTTAAAAAACTTTACAAAAGTTCATGTAATTTGTTAAAACTTTAATGCTAAGGTCTACACAACAGTAGACAAATTTGCTAAGCTGTCTACTCCAAACAACTGTTAAGCGTACCCGCAGTGAACCCTATACAGTTGATTCGTTCTTCTTAGGTGTGAGGAAACACTCATCAAGCCCAGGAAATTGTTCCACGACAATCTTGATCGGTTGTCAAGGCTAATCTTGAGTCAAGTTCGCTTCAGTGAGCGAGGTAGGGTTTAATAACGATGACACGGTGACTCTAAAGTTTAGAGTTCTGTGATTTCTCTCGTTTGACAGGGAAACTGTTCTGTCAGCAGACAGATTAATTTTAATAGCTGCACCTGTTCTACTGGTTAGTAATTCTTTGAGACAGCTAACCTGTGACAGAACAGAATGTGGCTAGTTCTCAATTGTGCGGAA from Planktothrix tepida PCC 9214 includes the following:
- a CDS encoding DUF192 domain-containing protein; this translates as MNIQLLVGFEQGLILASIPTALVSIGFGVVGILWISCSSLFSSVSTAQFLSLGTALFDVPAQAQNNQGQMLPITAQAKIGGQVIQLEVAKTPQQQALGLMYRTALADDRGMLFPFDRPRVVGFWMKNCKIPLDMIFLRNGVVKAVQVNAPPCQQEPCPTYGPDVAVDQVIELRGGRSQELGIKVGDRIAITVVDFQQ